The Papaver somniferum cultivar HN1 chromosome 3, ASM357369v1, whole genome shotgun sequence genome includes a region encoding these proteins:
- the LOC113362178 gene encoding probable ATP-dependent RNA helicase ddx56, producing the protein MKDYGVTKSWAKIFTIEQATICEFFGDLIPLQFVKSSEVLLGYDTGLDFHLDLYDIKRAASINLKAHDDCDSYSYTTSVFAESLVSLNSGTYVGQHDDDPEDEDSEDDDDPEDEYDDDSEDQDSEDDDDSKEDGQEDDDDSEEEVQEDDDDSKEDEQEDDDDSEEEVQEDDDDSDEEEQEDEAIETKRKRLRIGGSSRAIDLGRLNSGTHVKGVERGDSEVENLKDHDDTEEEETREGKEARDTGHANSCELLDSYGRYLQESINLKRRKLDLETRKMDFEIRVEENRHMSMDITKMNALQLKWWQMRANQIEEKRSISYMSIGDFERQP; encoded by the exons ATGAAGGACTATGGAGTGACTAAATCTTGGGCTAAAATTTTCACCATTGAGCAAGCAACAATCTGTGAGTTTTTTGGAGATTTGATTCCGCTTCAGTTTGTCAAGAGTAGTGAGGTTTTATTAGGATACGACACAGGTCTCGACTTTCATCTAGATTTGTATGACATTAAGCGTGCGGCTTCCATAAATCTCAAGGCTCATGATGACTGTGATTCGTACTCTTATACTACCTCGGTTTTTGCGGAGAGCCTtgtatcacttaattcaggtacTTATGTTGGGCAGCATGACGATGACCCAGAAGACGAAGActcagaagatgatgatgacCCAGAAGACGAATATGATGATGATTCAGAAGACCAAGACTCggaagatgatgatgactcaAAAGAAGATGGGCAGGAAGATGACGATGACTCAGAAGAAGAGGTgcaggaagatgatgatgactcaAAAGAAGATGAgcaggaagatgatgatgactcGGAAGAAGAGGTgcaggaagatgatgatgactcGGACGAAGAGGAGCAGGAAGACGAAGCTATTGAGACAAAAAGGAAAAGATTACGTATAGGGG GTAGCTCAAGAGCAATAGATCTGGGTAGGCTTAATTCAGGGACTCATGTTAAGGGCGTAGAAAGAGGAGACTCTGAAGTTGAAAACTTGAAAGATCATGATGACACAGAAGAGGAAGAGACTAGGGAAGGAAAGGAAGCTAGAGATACAGGTCATGCAAATAGTTGTGAGCTGTTGGATAGCTATGGCCGTTATTTGCAAGAATCAATAAAtctcaaaagaagaaaactagattTGGAAACAAGAAAAATGGATTTTGAAATTCGTGTGGAAGAAAATCGGCATATGAGTATGGACATAACAAAGATGAATGCTTTACAGTTGAAGTGGTGGCAAATGCGTGCTAATCAGATTGAAGAAAAGCGTAGCATTTCTTACATGAGCATTGGTGATTTCGAAAGACAGCCATGA